A genomic stretch from Streptomyces venezuelae ATCC 10712 includes:
- a CDS encoding DUF6350 family protein, with translation MTHVTEHPLVHGGRSAALATACVRGGVAAGLGLGALAVLVTAAWISSPYPDGGPGGALHLAAGLWLLAHGVELVRTDTLSGLPAPLGVVPMLLSVLPVWLVHRAARDTLDADDEGLRPQTSPSGAVAAVAGGYLLVAAVVVVYSESGPLAADLVTAGLWLPAVVVGAAAAGVWTALGRPLPGQRQAAVALRATGLGLVTLSAGGAVAAAVSLAWHAREAQAAYAGIAGEWSGRVAVVLLVLALLPNMAVWGAAYGLGPGFTLGTGALATPLGLVGDPAVPPFPLLAALPTEARGTWVHGAIAAVPLAAAVFQGGRVGRAARSWTARDTALAALGAAWACGAAVAVLSAAAGGPLGTGRLSVFGPVWWQTGAATVLWGACVGVPVALGVRAWGRRVPRPKPLPAPAPGAAGGVAVAGPAAGLVPSATPAPEEGSRPDPAAGAAGQVGADPAAETPASTGTDPAGTGTGDADSGAARRDAHVPYDAYDSFGPYGDGGFEPYDYLPAAWESGPPAPPILPAPPTPPTPAVPPPPDRS, from the coding sequence GTGACCCATGTGACCGAGCACCCCCTGGTCCACGGCGGTCGTTCCGCCGCGCTCGCCACCGCCTGCGTCCGGGGCGGGGTCGCCGCCGGACTCGGCCTCGGCGCCCTCGCGGTCCTGGTGACCGCGGCGTGGATCAGCTCCCCGTACCCCGACGGCGGGCCCGGCGGCGCCCTGCACCTGGCCGCCGGGCTCTGGCTGCTCGCCCACGGCGTCGAGCTCGTCCGCACGGACACCCTGTCGGGCCTGCCCGCCCCGCTCGGCGTCGTCCCGATGCTGCTGTCCGTGCTCCCCGTCTGGCTGGTCCACCGGGCCGCCCGCGACACCCTCGACGCGGACGACGAGGGTCTCCGGCCGCAGACCTCGCCGAGCGGCGCCGTCGCGGCGGTGGCCGGGGGATACCTGCTGGTCGCGGCCGTGGTCGTGGTCTACAGCGAGAGCGGACCGCTGGCCGCCGACCTCGTCACCGCGGGACTCTGGCTGCCCGCCGTCGTCGTCGGCGCGGCGGCGGCCGGCGTCTGGACGGCCCTCGGGCGCCCGCTGCCCGGACAGCGCCAGGCCGCCGTCGCCCTGCGCGCGACGGGGCTCGGGCTCGTGACGCTGTCGGCCGGCGGCGCGGTCGCCGCGGCGGTCTCCCTCGCCTGGCACGCGCGCGAGGCGCAGGCCGCGTACGCGGGCATCGCGGGCGAGTGGTCGGGCCGGGTGGCGGTCGTGCTGCTCGTCCTCGCGCTGCTGCCGAACATGGCCGTGTGGGGCGCCGCGTACGGACTCGGGCCCGGTTTCACGCTCGGGACGGGTGCTCTGGCGACCCCGCTGGGGCTCGTCGGGGACCCGGCCGTGCCGCCGTTCCCGCTCCTCGCCGCGCTGCCCACCGAGGCGCGCGGTACGTGGGTGCACGGGGCGATCGCGGCGGTCCCGCTCGCCGCCGCCGTGTTCCAGGGCGGCCGGGTGGGACGCGCGGCGCGGAGCTGGACGGCCAGGGACACGGCGCTGGCCGCACTGGGCGCCGCCTGGGCCTGCGGGGCGGCCGTCGCCGTCCTCTCGGCCGCGGCGGGCGGTCCGCTCGGCACCGGGCGGCTCTCGGTCTTCGGCCCGGTGTGGTGGCAGACGGGCGCGGCGACGGTCCTGTGGGGTGCCTGCGTCGGCGTCCCGGTGGCCTTGGGGGTACGGGCCTGGGGCCGCCGGGTACCCCGCCCGAAACCGCTGCCCGCGCCCGCGCCCGGGGCGGCGGGGGGTGTGGCCGTGGCGGGCCCCGCGGCCGGTCTCGTCCCGTCCGCGACGCCCGCTCCGGAGGAAGGGTCCCGCCCGGACCCGGCGGCCGGAGCGGCCGGGCAGGTCGGCGCGGATCCGGCCGCCGAAACCCCGGCAAGCACAGGCACGGATCCGGCAGGCACGGGCACGGGCGACGCGGATTCCGGCGCGGCCCGGCGCGACGCGCACGTCCCGTACGACGCGTACGACTCCTTCGGACCGTACGGCGACGGCGGCTTCGAGCCGTACGACTACCTCCCGGCGGCCTGGGAATCCGGCCCGCCGGCCCCGCCGATTCTCCCGGCCCCGCCGACTCCCCCGACCCCGGCCGTCCCGCCGCCCCCGGACCGGTCCTAG
- the purN gene encoding phosphoribosylglycinamide formyltransferase: protein MAAARLVVLVSGSGTNLQALLDAIAADPEGYGARIVAVGADRDGIAGLERAERAGLPTFVCRVKDHATRQEWDRALTEATAAYEPDLVVSAGFMKIVGKEFLARFDGRVVNTHPALLPSFPGAHGVRDALAYGAKVTGCTVHFVDDGVDTGPIIAQGVVEVRDEDDEAALHERIKEVERSLLVDVVGRLARHGYRIEGRKVHVGEHGHR from the coding sequence GTGGCTGCCGCCCGCCTCGTCGTCCTGGTCTCCGGTTCCGGTACCAACCTGCAGGCCCTCCTCGACGCCATCGCCGCGGACCCCGAGGGGTACGGCGCGCGGATCGTCGCCGTCGGCGCGGACCGCGACGGGATCGCCGGTCTGGAGCGCGCCGAGCGCGCCGGGCTGCCCACCTTCGTCTGCCGGGTCAAGGACCACGCGACCCGCCAGGAGTGGGACCGCGCGCTGACCGAGGCGACCGCCGCCTACGAGCCGGACCTGGTGGTCTCCGCCGGTTTCATGAAGATCGTCGGCAAGGAGTTCCTCGCCCGCTTCGACGGCCGGGTCGTGAACACCCACCCGGCCCTGCTCCCCAGTTTTCCCGGTGCCCACGGGGTGCGTGACGCCCTCGCCTACGGCGCGAAGGTCACCGGGTGCACCGTCCACTTCGTCGACGACGGTGTCGACACCGGCCCGATCATCGCCCAGGGCGTGGTCGAGGTGCGGGACGAGGACGATGAAGCCGCTCTGCACGAGCGCATCAAGGAAGTCGAGCGCTCGCTGCTCGTCGACGTCGTGGGGCGCCTCGCCCGGCACGGCTACCGCATTGAGGGACGAAAGGTTCATGTCGGTGAACACGGACACCGTTAA
- the purH gene encoding bifunctional phosphoribosylaminoimidazolecarboxamide formyltransferase/IMP cyclohydrolase, with translation MSVNTDTVKPIRRALVSVYDKTGLEELARGLHEAGVELVSTGSTAGKIAAAGVPVTKVEELTGFPECLDGRVKTLHPRVHAGILADLRLESHREQLAELGVEPFDLVVVNLYPFRETVASGATPDECVEQIDIGGPSMVRAAAKNHPSVAIVTSPGRYADVLAAVQAGGFDLTARKRLAAEAFQHTAAYDVAVASWFADDYAAADDSGFPDFLGATYERNNVLRYGENPHQGAALYVDGTGGLAEAEQLHGKEMSYNNYTDTDAARRAAYDHAEPCVAIIKHANPCGIAIGADVAEAHRKAHACDPLSAFGGVIAVNRPVSVAMAEQVAEIFTEVIVAPAYEDGAVEVLAKKKNIRVLKAEGAPSNPVEVKPIDGGALLQVTDRLQADGDDPANWTLATGEALSADELAELAFAWKACRAVKSNAILLAKDGASVGVGMGQVNRVDSAKLAVERAGEERARGSYAASDAFFPFPDGLEILTAAGVKAVVQPGGSMRDELVVEAAKKAGVTMYFTGTRHFFH, from the coding sequence ATGTCGGTGAACACGGACACCGTTAAGCCCATCCGCCGCGCGCTGGTCAGCGTCTACGACAAGACGGGGCTCGAAGAGCTGGCCCGCGGTCTGCACGAGGCCGGTGTCGAGCTCGTCTCCACCGGCTCCACCGCCGGGAAGATCGCCGCCGCCGGGGTGCCGGTCACCAAGGTCGAGGAGCTCACCGGCTTCCCCGAGTGCCTGGACGGCCGCGTCAAGACCCTCCACCCGCGCGTGCACGCCGGCATCCTCGCCGACCTGCGCCTGGAGTCGCACCGCGAGCAGCTCGCCGAGCTCGGCGTGGAGCCCTTCGACCTGGTCGTCGTGAACCTGTACCCGTTCCGGGAGACGGTCGCCTCCGGCGCCACCCCGGACGAGTGCGTGGAGCAGATCGACATCGGCGGTCCGTCCATGGTCCGCGCCGCGGCCAAGAACCACCCGTCCGTGGCGATCGTCACCAGCCCCGGGCGGTACGCCGACGTGCTCGCCGCCGTCCAGGCCGGCGGCTTCGACCTGACCGCCCGCAAGCGGCTCGCCGCCGAGGCCTTCCAGCACACCGCCGCCTACGACGTGGCCGTCGCCTCCTGGTTCGCCGACGACTACGCCGCCGCCGACGACTCCGGCTTCCCGGACTTCCTCGGCGCCACGTACGAGCGGAACAACGTCCTGCGCTACGGCGAGAACCCCCACCAGGGCGCCGCGCTCTACGTCGACGGCACGGGCGGCCTCGCCGAGGCCGAGCAGCTGCACGGCAAGGAGATGTCGTACAACAACTACACGGACACCGACGCCGCGCGCCGGGCCGCGTACGACCACGCCGAGCCCTGCGTGGCGATCATCAAGCACGCCAACCCGTGCGGCATCGCGATCGGCGCCGACGTCGCCGAGGCCCACCGCAAGGCCCACGCCTGCGACCCGCTGTCCGCGTTCGGCGGCGTCATCGCCGTCAACCGCCCGGTCTCGGTCGCGATGGCCGAGCAGGTCGCGGAGATCTTCACCGAGGTCATCGTCGCCCCGGCGTACGAGGACGGGGCCGTCGAGGTCCTCGCCAAGAAGAAGAACATCCGCGTGCTCAAGGCCGAGGGCGCCCCGAGCAACCCGGTCGAGGTCAAGCCGATCGACGGCGGCGCCCTCCTCCAGGTCACCGACCGCCTCCAGGCCGACGGCGACGACCCGGCGAATTGGACCCTGGCGACCGGCGAGGCCCTGTCGGCGGACGAGCTCGCCGAGCTCGCCTTCGCCTGGAAGGCCTGCCGCGCGGTCAAGTCCAACGCGATCCTGCTCGCCAAGGACGGCGCCTCGGTCGGCGTCGGCATGGGCCAGGTCAACCGCGTCGACTCCGCGAAGCTCGCGGTCGAGCGGGCCGGCGAGGAGCGCGCCCGCGGCTCGTACGCGGCCTCGGACGCCTTCTTCCCCTTCCCCGACGGCCTGGAGATCCTCACCGCGGCCGGCGTGAAGGCGGTCGTCCAGCCGGGCGGCTCGATGCGCGACGAGCTGGTGGTCGAGGCGGCGAAGAAGGCGGGCGTGACGATGTACTTCACGGGCACCCGTCACTTCTTCCACTGA
- a CDS encoding DUF2079 domain-containing protein — MLDVQNRSAEEAVTGTPGAPGTEPAEALPPAPLRPYVILAVVLTGLYFLYSWVQYTHFRTPSWDLGIFGQSVRAYAEFRAPVVDIKGPGFHILGDHFSPVTALLAPLYWVWSSPVSLLFAQAALFASGAVVVGRTTQQILGSRAAGIGLALAYGLSWGLQEAVKSDFHEIAFAVPLLALTCRALLLGRWTAAVAWSAPLVLVKEDMGLTVAMVGAVLFLKGQKKLGAALAGFGVAAFALTVLVLIPAASRVGEYDYWSKIEKTGQGTETSFVQVIGDALTSGERWEMVVFLLGITGFLALRSPLILLVLPTLGWRFLSQDPNHWGMHWHYSAILMPVVFLALVDGVRAVRTSPRAWLVSYGKVVVPVATAVALVLAANLPLRELTKPETYRTDVRAEQARDAVAAVPKGASVETDVSLLAHLTADHRVYWVGTAKGATPDYLAFDLRGWSQQITDPEQLASQLHPEARYEITHRSDGFAVLKRV; from the coding sequence GTGTTGGACGTACAGAACAGGTCCGCCGAGGAGGCCGTCACCGGCACTCCGGGCGCCCCCGGCACCGAGCCGGCCGAGGCCCTCCCCCCGGCCCCGCTCCGCCCGTACGTGATCCTCGCGGTCGTCCTGACCGGTCTGTACTTCCTCTACTCCTGGGTGCAGTACACCCACTTCCGCACCCCCTCCTGGGACCTCGGGATCTTCGGGCAGTCGGTCCGCGCGTACGCCGAGTTCCGGGCCCCGGTCGTCGACATCAAGGGCCCGGGGTTCCACATACTCGGCGACCACTTCAGCCCGGTCACCGCGCTCCTCGCGCCGCTGTACTGGGTCTGGTCGTCGCCGGTGTCCCTGCTGTTCGCCCAGGCCGCGCTGTTCGCCTCCGGCGCCGTCGTCGTCGGCCGCACCACCCAGCAGATCCTCGGCAGCCGGGCCGCCGGCATCGGGCTCGCCCTCGCCTACGGGCTCTCCTGGGGCCTCCAGGAAGCGGTCAAGTCCGACTTCCACGAGATCGCCTTCGCCGTCCCGCTGCTCGCCCTCACCTGCCGGGCCCTGCTCCTCGGCCGGTGGACCGCCGCCGTCGCCTGGTCGGCCCCGCTCGTGCTGGTCAAGGAGGACATGGGCCTGACCGTCGCCATGGTCGGCGCCGTCCTGTTCCTGAAGGGTCAGAAGAAGCTCGGCGCGGCCCTCGCGGGCTTCGGCGTGGCGGCCTTCGCCCTGACGGTCCTCGTCCTCATCCCGGCGGCCAGCCGCGTCGGCGAGTACGACTACTGGTCGAAGATCGAGAAGACCGGCCAGGGCACCGAGACCTCGTTCGTGCAGGTCATCGGGGACGCGCTGACCTCGGGAGAGCGCTGGGAGATGGTGGTCTTCCTGCTCGGGATCACCGGCTTCCTCGCCCTGCGCTCCCCGCTGATCCTGCTCGTCCTGCCGACGCTCGGCTGGCGCTTCCTCTCCCAGGACCCGAACCACTGGGGCATGCACTGGCACTACAGCGCGATCCTCATGCCGGTGGTCTTCCTGGCCCTGGTGGACGGCGTCCGCGCCGTGCGCACCTCGCCGCGCGCCTGGCTCGTCTCGTACGGGAAGGTCGTCGTCCCGGTGGCGACGGCGGTCGCGCTCGTCCTCGCCGCGAACCTGCCGCTGCGGGAGCTGACGAAGCCGGAGACGTACCGGACGGACGTCCGGGCCGAGCAGGCGCGGGACGCGGTCGCGGCGGTGCCGAAGGGCGCGAGCGTGGAGACCGACGTCTCGCTCCTCGCCCACCTCACGGCGGACCACCGGGTCTACTGGGTGGGCACGGCCAAGGGCGCCACCCCGGACTACCTCGCCTTCGACCTGCGTGGCTGGTCGCAGCAGATCACGGACCCCGAGCAGCTGGCTTCGCAACTGCATCCGGAGGCGCGGTACGAGATCACCCACCGCTCGGACGGCTTCGCGGTCCTCAAGCGGGTCTGA
- a CDS encoding bifunctional methylenetetrahydrofolate dehydrogenase/methenyltetrahydrofolate cyclohydrolase, with product MSAQILDGKATAAAIKSDLTVRVAALKEQGITPGLGTVLVGDDAASQKYVAGKHRDCAEVGLASIQRTLPATATQEEIEAVVRELNEDPACTGYIVQLPLPKGIDENRILELMDPAKDADGLHPTNLGRLVLNEPAPLPCTPNGVITLLRRHGVEINGAEVVVVGRGVTIGRPMPLLLTRRSENATVTQCHTGTRDLAAHLRNADIIVAAAGVPHLIKPEDVKPGAAVLDVGVSRNGEGKIVGDVHPGVAEVAGWISPNPGGVGPMTRAQLLVNVVEAAERAAAAL from the coding sequence ATGAGCGCCCAGATTCTCGATGGCAAGGCCACCGCAGCCGCGATCAAGTCCGATCTGACCGTCCGTGTGGCGGCCCTCAAGGAGCAGGGCATCACGCCCGGACTCGGCACCGTCCTCGTCGGTGACGACGCGGCCAGCCAGAAGTACGTGGCCGGCAAGCACCGCGACTGCGCGGAGGTCGGCCTGGCCTCGATCCAGCGCACGCTGCCCGCCACCGCCACCCAGGAGGAGATCGAGGCGGTCGTCCGGGAGCTCAACGAGGACCCGGCCTGCACGGGCTACATCGTCCAGCTGCCGCTGCCCAAGGGCATCGACGAGAACCGCATCCTGGAGCTGATGGACCCGGCCAAGGACGCGGACGGCCTCCACCCGACCAACCTGGGCCGCCTCGTCCTCAACGAGCCCGCCCCGCTGCCCTGCACGCCGAACGGCGTCATCACGCTGCTCCGCCGCCACGGCGTGGAGATCAACGGCGCCGAGGTCGTGGTCGTCGGACGCGGCGTCACCATCGGCCGCCCGATGCCGCTGCTGCTCACCCGCCGCTCCGAGAACGCCACGGTGACCCAGTGCCACACCGGCACCCGGGACCTCGCCGCGCACCTGCGCAACGCCGACATCATCGTCGCGGCGGCCGGGGTGCCGCACCTGATCAAGCCGGAGGACGTGAAGCCGGGCGCGGCCGTCCTCGACGTCGGCGTCTCGCGCAACGGCGAGGGCAAGATCGTCGGCGATGTGCACCCCGGCGTCGCCGAGGTCGCCGGCTGGATCTCGCCGAACCCCGGCGGTGTCGGCCCGATGACCCGCGCCCAGCTCCTCGTCAACGTCGTCGAGGCCGCCGAGCGCGCGGCCGCGGCGCTCTGA
- a CDS encoding DUF3017 domain-containing protein, whose amino-acid sequence MTAGSPGTAGKPDGAGDGVGGGDGDGAGIAEGGASAEAAAAAAADAPASVPGGPAVTDAAAEVPAGSAGTGWKRPAPTLTTDTARPEGGGRAAPGDAPAPARQWPLLTVLTLAGIGLLVVGTDPFPQAFRIGAMLVGAALLVGAVMRRALPSVGMLAVRSRFTDMITYGVMGGLIVLLALMVQPKPWLTIPFLEEVLHLTVT is encoded by the coding sequence GTGACCGCCGGGTCCCCGGGGACGGCCGGGAAGCCGGACGGGGCGGGCGACGGCGTGGGGGGCGGCGACGGCGACGGGGCGGGCATCGCGGAGGGCGGCGCGTCGGCCGAGGCCGCCGCTGCCGCTGCCGCTGACGCTCCTGCTTCGGTTCCTGGCGGGCCTGCCGTGACCGACGCGGCCGCCGAGGTTCCGGCGGGCTCCGCCGGGACCGGCTGGAAGCGGCCCGCGCCCACCCTCACCACCGACACCGCGCGGCCCGAGGGCGGCGGCCGGGCGGCTCCCGGGGACGCGCCCGCGCCCGCGCGTCAGTGGCCGCTGCTCACCGTGCTCACCCTGGCCGGGATCGGGCTGCTCGTGGTGGGCACGGACCCGTTCCCGCAGGCGTTCCGGATCGGCGCGATGCTGGTCGGAGCGGCGCTCCTGGTGGGGGCCGTGATGCGCCGGGCGCTGCCCTCGGTGGGCATGCTCGCCGTCCGGTCCCGCTTCACGGACATGATCACGTACGGGGTGATGGGTGGCCTGATCGTGCTGCTCGCGCTCATGGTGCAGCCGAAGCCCTGGCTGACGATCCCGTTCCTGGAGGAAGTCCTCCACCTGACGGTCACCTAG
- a CDS encoding helix-turn-helix domain-containing protein, with the protein MPGWKALPDELDPDVRAFTERLRRLVDRSGLGVSAVAERTGHERAAWDRYLNARQSAPRSAVVALAEVTGSDPAALATDWERADRAWTRAEALAGSRERATPPEATAPGPVARPADDDGPGTHRVGGDGPGTHRVGDDGPGTHRVGDDRTMEIRRLDRTPGAAPSPSGPAGTEPRAPAGPAPRDAIGTEPRDPAARAPRRPEASAPAASPRRTVLLYAVGVLGALLVVTAALLLVDLGGSGGGAAPVAAPPPSTAPPTTQRASLPPGVGCSGPDCTGRDPEAMGCGGPLATTVARARVGTARVEVRYSATCAAAWARITGAAPGDTVSVEAGGAARRATVAPGAAAAETDAYTSMLAVDSGTAAKACGTLVSGSRGCTAKP; encoded by the coding sequence ATGCCTGGCTGGAAGGCGCTGCCGGACGAACTCGACCCGGACGTCCGCGCGTTCACGGAGCGGCTGCGCCGACTCGTCGACCGCAGCGGCCTCGGCGTGAGCGCCGTCGCCGAGCGCACCGGGCACGAACGGGCCGCGTGGGACCGGTATCTGAACGCCCGCCAGTCGGCACCCCGGAGCGCCGTGGTGGCCCTCGCGGAGGTGACCGGAAGCGACCCGGCGGCCCTCGCGACCGACTGGGAGCGCGCGGACCGCGCCTGGACCCGCGCCGAGGCCCTCGCGGGGAGCCGGGAGAGGGCGACCCCACCCGAGGCCACCGCCCCGGGCCCCGTCGCCCGCCCGGCCGACGACGACGGCCCCGGCACCCACCGCGTCGGCGGCGACGGCCCCGGCACCCACCGCGTCGGCGACGACGGCCCCGGCACCCACCGCGTCGGCGACGACCGCACCATGGAGATCCGGCGCCTCGACCGGACTCCAGGGGCGGCGCCGTCCCCGTCCGGCCCCGCCGGAACCGAGCCCCGCGCCCCCGCCGGGCCCGCGCCCCGTGACGCCATCGGGACCGAGCCCCGCGACCCCGCCGCACGCGCGCCCCGTCGCCCCGAAGCCTCCGCCCCCGCCGCCTCCCCCCGGCGGACCGTTCTGCTCTACGCCGTCGGCGTGCTCGGTGCGCTGCTCGTCGTCACCGCCGCCCTGCTCCTCGTCGACCTCGGCGGCTCCGGCGGCGGGGCCGCCCCCGTGGCCGCCCCGCCCCCCAGCACCGCCCCGCCCACCACCCAGCGCGCCAGCCTCCCCCCGGGGGTCGGCTGTTCGGGGCCCGACTGCACCGGACGGGACCCGGAGGCCATGGGGTGCGGCGGCCCCCTCGCCACCACCGTCGCCCGCGCCCGCGTCGGCACCGCGCGGGTCGAGGTCCGCTACAGCGCCACCTGCGCGGCCGCCTGGGCCCGGATCACCGGCGCCGCGCCCGGCGACACCGTGAGCGTCGAGGCCGGCGGCGCCGCGCGGCGCGCCACCGTCGCTCCCGGCGCGGCGGCCGCCGAGACCGACGCGTACACCTCGATGCTCGCCGTGGACTCCGGTACGGCCGCCAAGGCCTGCGGCACCCTGGTGAGCGGCAGCCGGGGCTGCACGGCGAAGCCCTGA
- a CDS encoding malate dehydrogenase — MTRTPVNVTVTGAAGQIGYALLFRIASGHLLGADVPVKLRLLEIPQGVKAAEGTAMELDDCAFPLLKGIDIFDDPNQGFEGANVALLVGARPRTKGMERGDLLAANGGIFKPQGKAINDHAADDIKVLVVGNPANTNALIAQAAAPDVPAERFTAMTRLDHNRALSQLAAKTGTSVEDIKRLTIWGNHSATQYPDIFHAEIAGKNAAEVVNDEAWLADTFIPTVAKRGAAIIEARGASSAASAANAAIDHVHTWVNGTAAGDWTSMGIPSDGSYGVPEGLISSFPVTCANGTYEIVQGLEINDFSRTRIDASVAELAEERDAVRELGLI; from the coding sequence ATGACCCGCACTCCCGTGAATGTCACCGTCACCGGCGCGGCCGGCCAGATCGGCTACGCGCTGCTCTTCCGCATCGCCTCCGGCCACCTGCTCGGCGCGGACGTGCCGGTCAAGCTGCGCCTCCTCGAGATCCCGCAGGGCGTGAAGGCCGCCGAGGGCACCGCCATGGAGCTCGACGACTGCGCCTTCCCGCTGCTCAAGGGCATCGACATCTTCGACGACCCGAACCAGGGCTTCGAGGGCGCGAACGTGGCCCTGCTCGTGGGCGCCCGCCCGCGGACCAAGGGCATGGAGCGCGGTGACCTGCTCGCCGCCAACGGCGGCATCTTCAAGCCGCAGGGCAAGGCCATCAACGACCACGCCGCGGACGACATCAAGGTCCTCGTCGTGGGCAACCCGGCCAACACCAACGCCCTGATCGCCCAGGCCGCCGCCCCGGACGTGCCGGCCGAGCGCTTCACCGCGATGACCCGCCTGGACCACAACCGCGCGCTGTCGCAGCTCGCCGCGAAGACCGGCACCTCGGTCGAGGACATCAAGCGCCTCACCATCTGGGGCAACCACTCGGCGACCCAGTACCCGGACATCTTCCACGCGGAGATCGCCGGCAAGAACGCCGCCGAGGTCGTCAACGACGAGGCGTGGCTGGCCGACACCTTCATCCCGACGGTCGCCAAGCGCGGCGCCGCGATCATCGAGGCCCGTGGCGCGTCCTCCGCCGCCTCGGCCGCGAACGCCGCCATCGACCACGTCCACACCTGGGTCAACGGCACCGCCGCGGGCGACTGGACCTCCATGGGCATCCCGTCGGACGGCTCGTACGGCGTCCCGGAGGGCCTCATCTCCTCCTTCCCCGTGACCTGCGCGAACGGCACGTACGAGATCGTCCAGGGCCTGGAGATCAACGACTTCTCCCGCACCCGCATCGACGCCTCCGTGGCGGAGCTCGCCGAGGAGCGCGACGCGGTCCGCGAGCTCGGCCTCATCTGA
- a CDS encoding isocitrate lyase/PEP mutase family protein, with product MTAEALRALHRDRAAGDPLVLPGPWDAASARAFEAAGHPALATPSAGIAASLGYEDGATPAAEMFAAVARIVRSVSVPVTADLEGGYGLSAAELVERVWESGAVGVNLEDTGPAGDLTDPSAQADRLAEVRAAAGPGLFVNARVDVYIRRVPEPLDAAIDRARRYAAAGADCVYPIAAPPADLPALRAALGDLPLNALAVPGGPSFAELGRLGATRITFGDGLLRRALDDVSAVATKLRDTGTL from the coding sequence ATGACCGCCGAGGCCCTGCGCGCCCTCCACCGGGACCGGGCGGCCGGCGATCCGCTGGTACTGCCCGGTCCCTGGGACGCGGCGAGCGCCCGTGCCTTCGAGGCCGCCGGGCATCCCGCGCTCGCCACGCCGAGCGCCGGGATCGCCGCCTCGCTCGGGTACGAGGACGGGGCGACCCCGGCGGCGGAGATGTTCGCCGCCGTGGCCCGGATCGTCCGCTCCGTCTCCGTGCCCGTCACGGCGGACCTGGAGGGCGGTTACGGGCTGTCCGCCGCCGAACTGGTGGAGCGCGTATGGGAGTCGGGGGCCGTCGGGGTGAACCTGGAGGACACCGGCCCGGCCGGCGACCTCACGGACCCCTCGGCGCAGGCCGACCGGCTCGCGGAGGTGCGGGCGGCGGCCGGCCCCGGGCTCTTCGTCAACGCGCGCGTGGACGTGTACATCCGCCGGGTGCCGGAGCCCCTGGACGCGGCGATCGACCGCGCCCGGCGGTACGCGGCGGCGGGCGCGGACTGCGTCTACCCGATCGCGGCGCCGCCGGCCGACCTCCCGGCCCTGCGCGCCGCCCTCGGCGACCTCCCGCTCAACGCCCTCGCCGTCCCGGGCGGCCCGTCCTTCGCCGAACTCGGCCGCCTCGGCGCCACGCGGATCACCTTCGGCGACGGACTCCTGCGGCGGGCCCTCGACGACGTGTCGGCCGTCGCGACGAAGCTCCGGGACACGGGAACGCTCTGA
- a CDS encoding carboxymuconolactone decarboxylase family protein, with protein MTTHTDTLTAKTEYAHEHAPRLPLAERVPEFYRAMLRLETAAAKDIDPTLYHLIKIRASQINHCAFCIDMHSKDALAEGETVERIVQLSAWQESRHFYTERELAALDLTEAVTVLTDGFVPDEVYARAAAHFDETELARVISAIVVINAWNRIAVTTRMTPGHYTPRPA; from the coding sequence ATGACGACGCACACGGACACCCTGACCGCGAAGACCGAGTACGCCCACGAGCACGCCCCCCGGCTCCCGCTCGCCGAGCGCGTCCCCGAGTTCTACCGGGCCATGCTCCGCCTGGAGACGGCGGCCGCGAAGGACATCGACCCCACCCTCTACCACCTGATCAAGATCCGGGCCTCGCAGATCAACCACTGCGCGTTCTGCATCGACATGCACAGCAAGGACGCGCTCGCCGAGGGCGAGACCGTCGAGCGGATCGTGCAGCTCTCCGCCTGGCAGGAGTCCCGGCACTTCTACACCGAGCGGGAGCTGGCCGCCCTCGACCTCACCGAGGCCGTCACCGTCCTCACCGACGGCTTCGTGCCCGACGAGGTCTACGCCCGCGCCGCCGCGCACTTCGACGAGACCGAACTCGCCCGGGTCATCAGCGCGATCGTCGTGATCAACGCCTGGAACCGGATCGCCGTCACCACCCGGATGACGCCCGGCCACTACACCCCGCGCCCGGCATGA